The Gemmatimonadales bacterium DNA window CTCCCGATCGTTCAGACCGATATGGGACGCCGCGCCAGCTGCCGGAGAAAGTTGAACCACGTGTCGAGCCCCTCACCAGTCTGGGCGGAGGTCCGGAAGAACTCCAGCTCCGGGTTGACCTCCCGCGCGAAGCCGAGCGCCTGCTCGACATTGAATGGAACGTGGGGAAGCAGGTCGATCTTCGTCAGGACCGCGTACTTGGCCTGCCGGAACACCTTGGGATACTTGAGCGGCTTGTCCTCTCCTTCGGTAACCGAGAAGAGCACCACCTTGGCGTCCTCCCCAAGGTCCCAGCTGGCTGGACACACGAGGTTGCCGACGTTTTCCACGAAGAGCAAGTCGGTGGCGGCGAGGTCGATGGCCTCCAGCGCGGTATCGACCTGCTTTGCGTCGAGGTGACAGGCTCCGCCGGTGACCACCGCCTGCACCAGGCGGCTCGTGTGCCGGGCCAGGCGGTCCGCGTCGTTCTGGGTCTGGACGTCGCCGGTGACCACGGCCATCCGGAGTTCCTCGCCAAGCGCGGCGAGGGTGCGCTCGAGCAGCAGCGTCTTTCCCGAGCCGGGGGACGAGACAAAGTTGAGCGCCGGCACGCCGGCCGCGGCGAGCCGCGCCCGCACCGTCTCGGCGATCTCGTTGTTGCGAGCCATGACCGGCTCGCGGAGTTCAATCGTCCTGACGGTCATCGTCGAGCTCCAGGTAGGTGACGCGGAGCACATCGCCCGCGCAGCGGGTCATTTCCGGACGCGCCTTGTGGAATGGCGGCGACGCAAGGAGCGCCTCGAGGCAGAACAGAAGATTGTCGGGCTCGAGGCCGGAGTCGTCCCCGACATCAAGTCCGACGGTGATGAGCTGCGGGAGTTCCACCGGGGAAAGGCGCTCCTCCGCCAGCCGGCAGACCTCCACCGCGACGCTCATTTCATGCATGGGCCGGCGTCCGCGGCGAG harbors:
- the hypB gene encoding hydrogenase nickel incorporation protein HypB, whose amino-acid sequence is MTVRTIELREPVMARNNEIAETVRARLAAAGVPALNFVSSPGSGKTLLLERTLAALGEELRMAVVTGDVQTQNDADRLARHTSRLVQAVVTGGACHLDAKQVDTALEAIDLAATDLLFVENVGNLVCPASWDLGEDAKVVLFSVTEGEDKPLKYPKVFRQAKYAVLTKIDLLPHVPFNVEQALGFAREVNPELEFFRTSAQTGEGLDTWFNFLRQLARRPISV
- a CDS encoding hydrogenase/urease maturation nickel metallochaperone HypA; the protein is MHEMSVAVEVCRLAEERLSPVELPQLITVGLDVGDDSGLEPDNLLFCLEALLASPPFHKARPEMTRCAGDVLRVTYLELDDDRQDD